A region from the Bactrocera tryoni isolate S06 unplaced genomic scaffold, CSIRO_BtryS06_freeze2 scaffold_120, whole genome shotgun sequence genome encodes:
- the LOC120780017 gene encoding uncharacterized protein LOC120780017 — protein MEKSDTDSEYQSGALGPPTKKKLRTEIVHKKCVITDSRQDFKPSETQSIDNESRRGLPLQIIGDIVIEHDNNQIEVNGGNLTIDHVQKPRQMIEVRYINFDFTFMIIHNSNNNLLHLHN, from the exons atggAGAAAAGTGACACAGACTCCGAGTATCAAAGCGGTGCTTTAGGACCACCAACTAAGAAGAAATTACGTACGGAAATTGTGCATAAAAAGTGTGTGATAACAGATTCAAGACAAGATTTTAAACCTAGTGAGACCCAATCAATTGATAATGAATCACGAAG AGGTTTACCATTACAAATAATTGGTGACATCGTGATTGAACATGACAATAATCAAATAGAGGTTAATGGTGGAAATCTCACTATAGATCATGTACAAAAACCGAGACAAATGATTGAAGTTAGGTACATTAATTTCGATTTTACTTTTATGATCATTCATAActctaataataatttactacatttacacaactga